A genomic region of Chryseobacterium sp. KACC 21268 contains the following coding sequences:
- a CDS encoding LacI family DNA-binding transcriptional regulator — protein MTKKNTTIYDISKKLNVSVATVSRALNNHPRISQATKELVVNMAKEMDYKQNNLAKALKSGETKTVGVIVPYINTNFFSSVIRGIEEELSPHGYRVIICQSHDDAAVEKKQLNTLLHTQVDCIFISISKNTVDTDYMKKVVSTTSTPIIFFDRKKDVPGISTITIDDHKGAYLATEQLINEGYKNIYHFSGDQNLEIYQNRLKGYISALQDYKLPVVQENIINTGSSIEEGIHAMKNVWKRKIKPDAIFSASDFTALGVCKEIKNLKLKIPQDIGVIGFSNEPFTQFMELSISSVDQTPVMMGKVSGSVFLDSIKDNFSGITIEKKLVLTPMLCVRQSSSRKK, from the coding sequence ATGACAAAGAAAAACACCACAATATATGATATTTCCAAAAAACTGAATGTGAGTGTAGCGACTGTTTCCAGAGCGCTGAACAATCATCCCAGGATAAGCCAGGCAACCAAGGAATTGGTGGTGAATATGGCCAAGGAAATGGACTATAAGCAGAATAATCTCGCAAAAGCACTCAAAAGTGGAGAGACCAAAACAGTGGGCGTAATAGTTCCCTATATCAATACCAACTTTTTCTCATCCGTGATCCGTGGGATCGAGGAGGAGCTTTCTCCGCACGGTTACCGTGTCATCATCTGCCAAAGCCACGATGATGCTGCTGTGGAAAAGAAACAGCTTAATACCTTGCTGCATACTCAGGTGGATTGTATTTTTATTTCGATTTCAAAAAATACAGTCGATACAGACTACATGAAAAAAGTGGTGAGCACTACTAGTACGCCAATCATTTTTTTTGATAGAAAGAAGGATGTTCCAGGCATCAGCACCATCACAATTGATGATCACAAGGGCGCCTATCTCGCAACAGAACAGTTGATTAATGAAGGTTATAAAAATATCTATCACTTTTCCGGAGATCAGAATTTGGAAATCTATCAAAACAGGCTGAAAGGGTACATCAGTGCATTGCAGGATTACAAGCTACCAGTAGTTCAGGAAAACATCATCAATACAGGAAGTTCCATCGAGGAAGGCATCCATGCTATGAAGAATGTTTGGAAACGCAAAATAAAGCCAGATGCTATTTTCTCTGCTTCAGATTTTACAGCTTTGGGCGTTTGCAAAGAAATTAAGAATCTGAAACTCAAGATACCTCAAGATATTGGTGTGATTGGCTTCAGTAATGAGCCCTTTACGCAATTTATGGAGTTGTCGATCAGTTCTGTAGATCAAACACCGGTGATGATGGGTAAGGTGTCAGGCAGTGTGTTTTTAGATAGTATTAAAGATAATTTCTCTGGCATTACCATAGAAAAGAAACTGGTCCTCACACCGATGCTTTGTGTCAGACAATCATCTTCCCGTAAAAAATAA
- a CDS encoding alpha/beta hydrolase: MKKILLIISIFVISQILAQQKITLWENGKMPNSKGLKLKTIEEKEGRITQIQEPELVAFLPAKEERNKMAVIIIPGGGYHHLTYDLGGYSYAKWLNTLGISAFVLNYRLPTSPDLKQREIGPLQDIQAAIKFIRKNAAQYGILPNQIGVLGTSAGGHLAAMASDISTDYTELKGDWQNYSAIPDFAVLISPVIDLGEFAHKGSRINLLGENASEEKIKEFSMQNRVTEKTPPTILFHAQNDPAVPVINSILYYEAMIQKNVKGAMFIFPEGEHNIGIGNKAELTDNWKKVCADWLQQLNNRSN, translated from the coding sequence ATGAAAAAAATACTTTTAATTATATCCATTTTCGTCATCAGTCAAATCTTGGCGCAACAGAAAATAACGCTTTGGGAAAACGGAAAAATGCCCAATTCCAAAGGTTTGAAATTAAAAACGATAGAGGAGAAGGAAGGAAGAATCACACAAATCCAGGAACCCGAATTGGTCGCATTTTTACCTGCGAAAGAGGAACGGAACAAGATGGCTGTCATTATCATTCCCGGCGGTGGTTATCACCATTTGACCTACGATTTGGGCGGCTATTCCTACGCTAAATGGCTCAATACTTTAGGGATTTCTGCCTTCGTGCTCAATTACCGATTGCCGACTTCTCCGGATTTGAAGCAAAGAGAAATTGGTCCGTTGCAGGATATCCAGGCAGCGATAAAATTCATTAGAAAAAATGCAGCCCAATATGGGATTTTACCCAACCAAATTGGTGTTTTGGGAACTTCGGCTGGCGGACATTTGGCAGCAATGGCAAGTGATATTTCTACAGATTACACCGAATTGAAAGGCGATTGGCAAAATTATTCCGCTATTCCAGATTTTGCTGTTTTGATTTCTCCCGTCATCGACTTGGGCGAATTTGCGCATAAAGGTAGTCGAATCAATCTTCTGGGTGAGAATGCTTCTGAGGAAAAAATCAAAGAATTTTCGATGCAGAATCGTGTAACGGAGAAGACACCACCAACGATTCTTTTCCACGCTCAGAATGACCCTGCAGTTCCCGTCATCAACAGTATTTTGTATTACGAGGCGATGATTCAGAAAAATGTGAAAGGTGCAATGTTTATCTTTCCAGAAGGCGAGCACAATATTGGAATCGGTAATAAGGCAGAACTCACGGACAATTGGAAAAAGGTCTGCGCAGACTGGCTGCAACAATTAAATAACAGAAGCAATTAA
- a CDS encoding pectinesterase family protein — MKKKLLFPAALLSAVMIFGIGKGVSYFYDSPSHNVKTSFANEKIKEENKLTESKNLKPSKAFEATPASVNWPLIANITEKSVEGNLESSISYPSANVAYNVNTKIVFAPATTAESNVLFWQVIGGANSWSATTNATTINPDVYVQLDVNPTNGGTFTINKIEALVGAAGTGNMYYQAFYSVNADFSNSVSIQSSLKLPNNGSVALSATLSTPVVLTGSQKLYVRFYPYLTAVATNKQFGLRNVKISGTMEGAVANPATVSTAGVSSVSTASAVSGGNISSNGGGAVTASGVVWSTSENPTINNSKTTDNVASGSFVSSLSNLSPETTYFVRAYATNSAGTAYGNQVSFTTLASVVAPTLTNTSQSQVTNKSFVVSGNVADWGGATVTERGIVWSKTNNNPSIDNATKVSSGSGLGAFSSYVFGADPSTVYYARTFATNSAGTSYGNVITVTTKATDPDVVKTIAKDGTGDYTTVQSAFNAVPDNYTGRWIIHIKPGIYTERPTLLAAKSNVFLIGDDANTTIITNNVAAGNINPETGSPYGTSLSQTMAVFANDFTASKITIANTFVNSTANTAINPATQAVALKTQGDRQAFYDCRILGYQDTYLGNSIGRAYFKNSYIEGNVDFIFGRQTVVFDQCTTYINRNNSVVTAPSTESTTKFGFVFLDCNLTVPAAGTQDFNGTVISNFHFGRAWQNTPKSAFIRTATPAMLNPIGWTTPINGALPVTFVEYGNTGDGATTERLALRANGGVVLTEAQSQVFTVANVFKKETDPTFLFDWMPESSVNIDFSTLAVANIKDAKLSVYPNPFTDQVTIAFDLKSTSDVNLVIYDMSGRIVKTIQKANQKSGLNNLTIQAKDLKTGTYFYSLKTNASQLSGKLIKN, encoded by the coding sequence ATGAAAAAAAAATTACTCTTTCCCGCTGCACTCTTGAGTGCTGTGATGATTTTTGGGATTGGAAAAGGTGTATCCTATTTCTATGATTCACCAAGTCATAATGTGAAAACTTCTTTTGCTAATGAAAAAATCAAAGAAGAAAATAAACTGACTGAAAGTAAAAACCTGAAACCATCCAAAGCTTTTGAAGCTACTCCCGCATCGGTCAATTGGCCTTTGATTGCCAATATTACAGAAAAATCTGTTGAAGGTAATCTGGAGTCAAGTATCAGTTATCCAAGCGCAAATGTGGCTTACAATGTCAATACAAAAATTGTCTTTGCTCCTGCAACGACTGCAGAAAGTAATGTGCTGTTTTGGCAGGTCATTGGTGGTGCGAACAGTTGGTCTGCAACCACCAATGCAACGACCATCAATCCGGATGTTTATGTTCAGTTAGATGTTAATCCTACAAATGGAGGTACATTTACCATTAACAAAATCGAGGCTCTGGTTGGAGCGGCAGGGACTGGGAATATGTACTATCAGGCATTTTACTCTGTTAACGCTGATTTTTCTAATTCGGTTTCTATCCAAAGTTCTTTAAAATTGCCAAACAACGGTTCTGTTGCTTTAAGTGCTACACTTTCTACGCCGGTAGTTCTTACTGGCAGTCAAAAGCTTTATGTAAGATTTTACCCTTATTTGACAGCCGTGGCAACCAATAAGCAGTTTGGTTTAAGGAATGTTAAAATTTCGGGAACGATGGAAGGAGCGGTTGCAAACCCTGCAACGGTTTCTACAGCGGGCGTTTCTTCGGTTTCTACAGCGAGCGCGGTTTCAGGTGGTAATATTTCCAGCAATGGAGGTGGCGCCGTAACAGCAAGCGGAGTCGTCTGGAGCACCAGCGAAAACCCAACAATCAATAATTCTAAAACCACAGATAATGTAGCGAGTGGATCTTTTGTAAGTTCTCTATCTAATCTTTCTCCTGAAACGACTTACTTTGTGCGTGCTTATGCTACCAATTCTGCTGGAACAGCGTATGGGAATCAGGTTAGTTTCACCACATTGGCAAGTGTTGTTGCGCCAACTTTGACCAACACATCACAGTCTCAGGTGACAAATAAGTCGTTTGTGGTTTCTGGAAACGTGGCAGATTGGGGCGGCGCTACTGTTACAGAAAGGGGAATTGTGTGGTCAAAAACCAATAATAATCCAAGCATTGACAATGCCACCAAAGTATCTAGTGGTTCTGGATTGGGCGCTTTTTCATCTTATGTTTTTGGTGCAGATCCTTCTACAGTTTATTACGCAAGAACATTTGCAACCAATTCTGCAGGAACATCTTATGGAAATGTAATAACTGTTACAACCAAAGCTACTGATCCTGATGTCGTCAAAACAATTGCTAAAGATGGTACTGGGGATTACACTACGGTTCAATCAGCCTTCAATGCGGTTCCGGATAATTACACAGGACGATGGATTATCCATATCAAACCGGGGATTTATACTGAAAGACCTACACTTTTGGCAGCAAAATCTAATGTTTTCTTGATTGGTGATGATGCCAATACTACCATCATTACAAATAATGTAGCGGCAGGCAATATCAATCCAGAAACTGGTTCTCCATACGGAACATCTCTTTCGCAAACGATGGCAGTTTTTGCTAATGATTTCACAGCTTCCAAAATTACAATTGCTAATACATTTGTGAATTCTACAGCCAATACAGCGATTAATCCTGCGACACAAGCCGTTGCTTTGAAAACGCAAGGGGACCGTCAGGCATTTTATGATTGCAGGATTCTTGGTTATCAAGATACTTACTTAGGAAACAGTATTGGAAGAGCTTATTTTAAAAACTCTTATATAGAGGGGAATGTGGATTTCATCTTTGGCCGTCAGACGGTTGTTTTTGATCAGTGTACAACTTACATCAACCGTAATAATAGTGTGGTTACGGCGCCATCTACAGAATCTACTACAAAGTTTGGGTTTGTATTTCTAGATTGTAATTTAACGGTTCCGGCTGCAGGTACGCAAGATTTTAATGGAACGGTAATCAGTAATTTCCATTTTGGACGTGCTTGGCAAAATACACCGAAATCTGCCTTCATCAGAACTGCAACACCAGCAATGCTGAATCCAATTGGCTGGACAACACCCATTAATGGAGCGCTTCCTGTCACATTTGTAGAGTATGGAAACACCGGCGATGGTGCAACGACCGAAAGATTGGCGCTGAGAGCAAATGGAGGTGTGGTTCTCACGGAAGCACAATCCCAGGTATTTACAGTTGCTAATGTTTTCAAAAAAGAAACAGATCCTACGTTTCTTTTCGACTGGATGCCGGAGTCCTCTGTCAATATTGACTTTTCAACTTTAGCGGTTGCAAATATCAAGGATGCAAAACTGAGCGTTTATCCAAATCCGTTTACAGATCAGGTAACAATCGCTTTTGATTTGAAATCAACTTCTGATGTGAATCTTGTAATCTACGATATGAGTGGAAGAATTGTTAAAACGATACAAAAAGCAAATCAAAAATCTGGTCTTAATAATCTAACCATTCAAGCTAAAGATTTAAAAACCGGAACATATTTCTACAGCTTAAAAACAAATGCGAGCCAGCTCAGCGGTAAATTAATCAAAAATTAG
- a CDS encoding T9SS type A sorting domain-containing protein translates to MKRIFLMSVFLMATLFQTNVKAQCPAAGWASQNGVTGGGTAVPTVVTTYDQLKAAVNATAVKVIHISGQITFPANGRLTLNNQTGKSILGLAGARLVSVDLTSGGSGILYAKNSSNILIKNITFEGPGAYDVDGNDNLTIDNCTNVWVDHCTFQDALDGNLDIKNASDLISVTWTKFEYLKAPIPGGSGGSNDHRFSNLFGSGDDATQDEGKLRITMQYCWWGPGVRERMPRVRFGKVHLLNNYFNSSVSNYCIYAGYKADLLIEGNYFENVRNPIRLETGKFTAAQLVENTFSGTSGTMVGSGTAFTPPYSINKIASQDVKQTVMAGAGAVLLQPTDCLFLATGEVNSKNNAASLLYPNPASEQISLKIFSKENNKPVQILVTDFSGKSEGVVYNGILNKGENTINAISIKKLSKGLKLFVVKTDNDSYTQKVIVK, encoded by the coding sequence ATGAAGAGAATATTCTTAATGTCTGTATTTCTGATGGCTACCTTGTTTCAGACCAATGTAAAGGCGCAATGTCCTGCTGCGGGCTGGGCTTCCCAGAATGGAGTAACCGGTGGCGGAACTGCAGTACCAACTGTGGTGACAACTTATGATCAGCTGAAAGCTGCGGTCAATGCAACGGCTGTAAAAGTGATTCACATCTCTGGTCAAATCACTTTCCCTGCCAATGGCAGACTTACCCTAAATAACCAAACCGGAAAATCAATATTAGGATTGGCCGGAGCTCGATTGGTTTCTGTAGATCTTACTTCTGGCGGATCTGGAATTCTCTATGCAAAGAACAGTTCCAATATTTTGATTAAAAATATAACCTTTGAAGGTCCTGGTGCTTACGATGTAGATGGGAATGACAATTTGACGATTGACAATTGTACGAACGTCTGGGTAGATCATTGTACTTTTCAGGATGCTTTGGATGGTAATCTTGATATCAAAAATGCCTCTGATCTTATCAGCGTTACCTGGACAAAATTCGAATATCTAAAAGCTCCAATTCCCGGTGGCTCTGGTGGCAGCAATGACCACAGATTTTCCAACCTATTTGGATCTGGTGATGATGCGACACAAGACGAGGGAAAATTGAGAATCACTATGCAATATTGCTGGTGGGGACCTGGCGTGAGAGAAAGAATGCCAAGAGTAAGATTTGGCAAAGTACATTTGCTGAATAATTATTTTAACAGTTCTGTCAGCAACTACTGTATCTATGCAGGTTACAAAGCGGATCTTCTGATCGAGGGTAACTATTTTGAGAATGTAAGAAATCCAATCAGATTAGAAACTGGAAAATTCACTGCTGCACAACTGGTGGAAAACACTTTCTCTGGAACCAGCGGAACTATGGTAGGTTCTGGGACTGCTTTCACACCGCCATATTCAATTAATAAAATTGCATCTCAGGATGTGAAGCAAACTGTAATGGCAGGAGCCGGCGCAGTACTTTTGCAGCCAACCGATTGTCTTTTTTTGGCAACAGGCGAAGTAAATTCTAAAAATAACGCAGCTTCTTTACTTTACCCAAATCCAGCCTCTGAACAGATTTCTCTTAAAATTTTTTCCAAAGAGAATAACAAACCTGTACAGATTCTGGTTACAGATTTCTCTGGAAAGTCAGAAGGCGTTGTTTATAACGGCATCTTAAATAAAGGAGAAAATACAATCAATGCCATTTCAATTAAGAAATTAAGCAAAGGCTTGAAATTATTTGTGGTAAAAACTGATAATGATTCTTACACACAAAAAGTAATTGTAAAATAG
- a CDS encoding DUF2807 domain-containing protein: MKNIILAASAFLIAQFSFAQTKEITAFTNLKVFDKIPVQLVASDSYKAELSGTMANEVEFVNSGNELRVRMKPTKLLQGDDVKILLYYTDISDIQASQGAKIWSSDIVKSSKLGLTSNEGSNIDLNVNTKVIEGKVNTGASLKLSGTTDSQSVVVNTGGKYDGQSLQTQITSITTNAGGQASVNAMESVDATTRAGGIIDIYGKPKSKNDKKIAGGKIRYH; encoded by the coding sequence ATGAAAAATATAATTCTTGCAGCCTCAGCATTTCTAATTGCTCAGTTTTCATTTGCACAAACCAAAGAAATCACGGCTTTTACCAATCTTAAAGTATTTGACAAGATTCCGGTTCAGCTGGTCGCATCTGATTCTTATAAAGCGGAATTGAGTGGTACAATGGCCAATGAAGTAGAATTCGTGAATTCCGGAAATGAATTAAGAGTGCGGATGAAACCCACAAAACTTCTTCAAGGTGATGATGTGAAGATCTTGCTTTACTATACAGACATTAGTGACATCCAGGCAAGTCAGGGTGCAAAAATATGGTCATCCGATATCGTCAAATCATCCAAATTAGGATTGACATCCAACGAAGGTTCCAATATTGATCTTAATGTCAATACCAAAGTCATCGAAGGAAAAGTAAATACTGGTGCCAGTTTAAAATTGTCGGGAACTACGGATTCACAATCAGTAGTCGTCAATACCGGTGGGAAATATGACGGACAAAGTCTGCAAACACAAATCACAAGCATCACTACCAATGCTGGCGGACAAGCCTCTGTAAATGCAATGGAATCTGTAGATGCTACCACAAGAGCTGGCGGAATCATTGATATCTATGGTAAACCAAAATCTAAAAATGATAAGAAGATTGCTGGTGGAAAAATCAGATATCATTAA
- a CDS encoding T9SS type A sorting domain-containing protein → MKKLLFSFILAGVSAVTFNAQASKTWNFSSNSTQAAVGENKLDDNLAYIPGTEGATNGFGIIESHSPGSTGDFAGFSFTKRNKTGGNSYSNSTPSNFAVFTKRYLYFAVTGNSEVKIYFRSSGSGSRTLYVTDGTNVLGSLTATDSSTNYLLTVNYTGPAANLYIGGTNGFNYYQITATNVGQTELPATMAVGDVKSGLKATAFSSGNKIYISDLESKNTNINVYNANGSLVKSLKSSADTNFEINTKGLYIVNLKSETGEKSVKVLLK, encoded by the coding sequence ATGAAAAAACTATTATTCTCTTTCATCTTAGCAGGTGTTTCTGCAGTAACTTTCAATGCTCAAGCCAGCAAAACTTGGAACTTTTCCTCAAACTCTACACAGGCAGCGGTAGGGGAAAATAAATTGGATGATAATCTGGCATATATCCCAGGTACTGAAGGTGCTACGAATGGTTTTGGTATCATAGAAAGTCATTCTCCGGGCAGCACCGGTGATTTCGCTGGCTTTAGTTTTACGAAAAGAAATAAAACTGGTGGCAATAGTTATTCCAATAGTACGCCATCTAATTTTGCGGTATTTACCAAAAGATATTTATACTTCGCAGTTACAGGAAATAGTGAGGTGAAAATTTATTTCAGATCTTCAGGCTCGGGATCGCGTACACTTTATGTGACAGATGGGACTAATGTTTTGGGATCACTGACTGCAACTGATTCCAGCACCAATTATCTATTAACAGTTAATTATACAGGGCCAGCTGCTAATCTGTATATTGGCGGAACTAATGGTTTCAATTATTATCAAATTACGGCGACCAACGTAGGACAGACTGAACTTCCTGCTACAATGGCTGTGGGTGATGTAAAGTCTGGTTTGAAAGCTACCGCATTCTCCAGCGGCAATAAAATTTACATTTCGGATTTGGAATCAAAAAATACCAATATCAATGTTTATAACGCGAACGGATCTTTGGTGAAGTCTCTGAAATCCTCTGCAGATACTAATTTTGAGATCAATACAAAGGGACTTTACATTGTAAATCTTAAGTCTGAGACTGGCGAAAAATCCGTAAAAGTTCTTCTCAAATAA
- a CDS encoding T9SS type A sorting domain-containing protein, translating to MKKSLLLLAFSVVASVNSFKAQTTWDFSSAAWPVIAGETTAVVKNNLGLVPGPATVVNFAQVEGNAATFPDGFSATKRFKLNGGGYTSTGVNTTPTQRYIVIKVNGNSEVNVWYKNGGGNDRTLYIGTGSSILGSKTYSNSQDALIYTYQYVGPARDLYIYGDQSLNIYKITATNVGTTVLGVNDVKKSMKANVFSSGNKIYVADLESKNTQVNVYNANGSLVKTTKTSADTNFEINNKGLYIVNLKSEAGEKSVKVLLK from the coding sequence ATGAAAAAATCATTACTTCTTTTAGCTTTTTCAGTAGTAGCTTCTGTTAACTCTTTTAAAGCGCAAACCACTTGGGATTTCTCTAGTGCTGCATGGCCAGTGATTGCTGGTGAAACTACAGCGGTGGTAAAAAATAATTTAGGACTTGTTCCGGGACCAGCTACTGTTGTCAACTTTGCACAGGTAGAGGGTAATGCTGCTACATTCCCAGATGGTTTTTCTGCTACAAAACGTTTCAAATTGAATGGTGGTGGCTACACTTCAACTGGCGTAAACACGACACCAACACAACGTTACATTGTAATCAAAGTAAACGGTAACTCTGAGGTGAATGTTTGGTACAAAAACGGTGGTGGAAATGACCGTACACTTTACATTGGAACTGGATCATCTATTTTAGGTTCAAAAACTTATTCTAATTCCCAAGATGCATTGATCTACACTTACCAATATGTAGGTCCTGCAAGAGATTTGTACATCTACGGAGATCAGTCTCTTAACATCTACAAAATTACCGCTACAAATGTTGGAACTACTGTTCTAGGCGTGAATGATGTTAAGAAATCTATGAAAGCTAACGTTTTCTCAAGCGGTAACAAAATTTATGTTGCAGATCTTGAGTCCAAAAACACACAAGTAAATGTTTACAACGCAAACGGATCTTTGGTAAAAACTACAAAGACATCTGCAGACACAAACTTTGAAATCAACAACAAAGGATTGTACATCGTAAACCTTAAATCTGAAGCTGGAGAAAAATCAGTGAAGGTTTTATTGAAATAA